In the Flavisolibacter tropicus genome, one interval contains:
- a CDS encoding beta-propeller fold lactonase family protein, with protein MKRILFFLIVLLTLTSVYAQGPTVDQPANKVVCNGASVTSTIFTGTPGARYIWSNSNPAIGLAANGSGNLPAFTAVNNSTAPITSTITVAPANEYAYITNFASNSVSVLGVDINPIAATIDAGGGTSPSGMAFSSDGTKLYVANQLANVVSVINTATNARTTIPLPAGASSSRGIAVSPDGTKLYVVNLVSDNISIINTADNSGVNVTVQNEPYDVVVSPDGSKVYVSNSASHTVSVINTADNSVMNIPVGAIPYSLAISTDGTKVYVANYNSSSVSVINTATNTVAATIPLPAGTRPMDIAVSSDGTRIYTANYDNDNVTVIDAATRTVKATVGVGDAPGGIAVRGSKVYVANTGSDNVTVINTATNTVAATIRVGDRPTGIAANPDGSKVYVSNNSGNTISVINTVAVDIVATVPIQGPPDGVAASRSSSRVYIANVDKDEVSIINTNDNTVMATVPVGVRPFGIAVSPDDTKVYVSNEVSNNVSVISTASNTVVATIPTGSNSTGIAVSPDGTKVYVSNYASNTVSVINTTNYNVSNITLPAGSNPLGIAVSSDNSKVYVLNADNVSVISTASNTVVATILGVNKPTGVAVSPDGTKVYVANRSDNSVSVINASTNTVMATINEFLESPYGISVSQDGSKLYVANFSVHSTLSNTISVFNTADNSFIMNMAVGELPTAFGNFIGVASGPSKTFTITVNPSTAITTQPVGQVKCEGATTTFSVAATGANLSYQWRKDGIDINGATDRELEIAAIGADNAGGYDVVVTGDCGVVTSSAAVLTVNPATAITAPPASQTVCAGASTTFTVTATGSNLSYQWRKDGNNITNATGTSYTISNTASAQAGNYDVVVTGTCGTATSPVAALSLRDPIVITSQPASATLCTGSAGFTVAVNGSVLGYQWRKNGVAIQGATNDSYSISSVSAADAGTYDVVIAGDCGSVTSASATLTINSLAAPTITFHDPNTFCEGGNLQMQSSAAVVNNQWFKDGVAISGETNRTYTATASGSYAVQYKENGCVSALSAPVVVTVNPVPSVPTITATGNILTSSATNGNQWYLNSTLIQGATGKTHRVQASGVYSVVATSGSCSAISAPYNFVATRIDNPEVWNGVVTIYPNPVVKQLVVKNQSSHPLFLQLFDSFGKRVYNSKLVGTQNTIDVQGLSAGIYQVRITDLTRNQTITQSIIKL; from the coding sequence ATGAAGAGAATTTTATTCTTTTTAATTGTTTTGTTAACCCTAACTAGCGTCTACGCACAAGGTCCTACCGTAGACCAGCCCGCTAATAAGGTAGTGTGCAACGGAGCTAGTGTTACCTCCACCATTTTTACCGGCACCCCAGGTGCTCGCTATATATGGAGCAATAGTAATCCGGCTATTGGCCTGGCGGCTAATGGAAGTGGGAACTTACCTGCCTTTACAGCTGTCAACAATAGTACAGCACCTATAACCAGTACCATCACAGTAGCGCCGGCAAATGAATATGCTTATATAACCAATTTTGCCAGTAACAGTGTTTCTGTTCTGGGTGTGGATATTAACCCTATTGCGGCAACTATTGATGCAGGAGGGGGAACTTCTCCCAGCGGTATGGCTTTTTCTTCGGACGGCACTAAACTATATGTAGCTAACCAATTGGCAAATGTAGTATCTGTAATCAATACGGCAACTAACGCCAGAACTACCATTCCCTTACCTGCGGGTGCCTCAAGCTCTCGTGGTATTGCTGTTTCTCCCGATGGAACTAAGCTGTATGTAGTTAACTTGGTTTCAGATAATATATCGATCATCAATACGGCTGACAATAGTGGAGTTAATGTAACTGTTCAAAATGAACCCTATGACGTTGTTGTTTCTCCCGATGGTTCAAAAGTCTATGTATCTAACTCTGCTTCTCATACGGTATCTGTCATTAATACAGCCGATAATAGTGTAATGAATATTCCTGTAGGAGCTATTCCTTATAGCCTTGCTATATCTACAGATGGCACTAAAGTATATGTTGCCAATTACAACTCCAGCTCTGTATCGGTTATTAATACAGCTACTAATACTGTTGCCGCTACTATACCACTTCCTGCAGGAACGCGACCTATGGATATTGCTGTTTCTTCAGATGGCACCAGGATCTATACAGCGAACTATGACAATGACAATGTTACTGTAATAGATGCGGCGACTAGGACCGTTAAAGCTACTGTTGGAGTAGGTGATGCTCCCGGGGGCATTGCTGTAAGGGGTTCTAAAGTGTATGTAGCTAATACAGGTTCTGATAATGTAACTGTTATTAATACCGCTACAAATACGGTAGCTGCTACTATTCGTGTAGGCGATAGGCCTACAGGCATTGCTGCTAACCCGGATGGCTCAAAAGTGTATGTGTCAAATAATTCTGGGAATACGATATCAGTTATCAATACGGTTGCTGTTGATATAGTAGCTACCGTTCCAATACAGGGTCCTCCAGATGGTGTTGCTGCAAGTAGGTCTAGCTCTAGGGTCTATATAGCTAACGTCGACAAAGACGAGGTTTCAATTATTAACACAAATGACAATACCGTTATGGCAACGGTACCTGTAGGTGTTAGACCTTTTGGTATTGCTGTTTCTCCCGATGACACTAAAGTATATGTATCAAATGAGGTTTCTAATAACGTATCAGTTATCAGTACAGCAAGTAATACTGTGGTTGCCACCATACCTACTGGAAGTAATTCAACGGGTATTGCTGTTTCCCCTGATGGTACAAAGGTTTATGTATCAAATTATGCTAGTAATACGGTATCTGTTATTAATACAACCAATTATAATGTAAGTAACATAACACTTCCGGCAGGATCTAATCCTTTGGGTATCGCTGTTTCTTCCGATAATAGTAAAGTCTACGTTTTAAATGCCGATAACGTATCAGTTATCAGTACAGCAAGTAATACTGTGGTTGCCACCATACTTGGAGTAAATAAGCCTACAGGTGTTGCTGTTTCCCCTGATGGTACAAAAGTTTATGTAGCGAATCGATCCGATAATAGTGTATCGGTCATTAATGCATCTACTAATACAGTCATGGCAACCATTAATGAATTTTTGGAAAGTCCTTACGGTATTTCGGTTTCTCAAGACGGTTCCAAGCTATATGTTGCTAATTTTTCTGTCCATAGCACCTTATCTAATACCATATCTGTTTTTAATACAGCCGATAATTCATTTATAATGAATATGGCTGTAGGGGAGCTTCCTACAGCATTTGGCAACTTTATAGGTGTTGCTTCTGGCCCATCGAAGACTTTTACGATTACCGTCAACCCTTCTACAGCTATTACCACCCAGCCTGTAGGCCAGGTAAAATGTGAAGGAGCTACTACTACTTTTTCTGTTGCAGCTACGGGTGCAAACCTGAGTTATCAATGGCGCAAAGACGGCATAGATATAAACGGTGCTACTGATCGTGAATTGGAAATAGCGGCTATCGGTGCTGATAATGCTGGCGGTTATGATGTGGTGGTAACAGGCGATTGTGGCGTTGTTACTTCTTCAGCTGCTGTGCTTACTGTTAACCCTGCTACAGCAATTACTGCCCCACCCGCATCACAAACGGTGTGTGCAGGTGCTTCCACTACATTTACTGTTACAGCTACCGGTAGTAATCTGTCTTACCAGTGGCGTAAAGATGGCAACAATATCACGAATGCTACCGGCACTAGTTATACGATTTCTAACACTGCATCTGCTCAAGCCGGTAATTATGATGTGGTAGTGACAGGCACCTGTGGAACAGCGACCTCGCCAGTTGCGGCGTTAAGCTTGAGAGATCCGATTGTTATTACAAGTCAGCCTGCTAGTGCGACACTTTGTACTGGAAGTGCCGGATTCACTGTGGCAGTTAATGGATCAGTACTGGGCTACCAATGGCGCAAAAATGGAGTAGCTATTCAAGGCGCTACAAATGATAGCTATTCTATTAGTAGCGTTAGCGCAGCTGACGCCGGTACGTATGATGTTGTAATTGCTGGCGATTGTGGAAGTGTAACATCTGCATCAGCTACCCTAACTATAAACAGCTTAGCCGCACCCACTATTACTTTCCACGACCCCAATACTTTCTGTGAAGGTGGAAACCTGCAAATGCAATCTTCCGCCGCCGTTGTAAATAACCAGTGGTTTAAGGATGGCGTGGCGATTTCTGGGGAAACCAACCGCACGTATACAGCTACCGCTAGCGGCTCTTACGCAGTACAATACAAAGAAAACGGTTGTGTATCGGCGTTGTCGGCTCCTGTAGTTGTTACGGTGAATCCTGTACCATCTGTACCTACCATTACGGCCACTGGAAACATTTTGACCTCGTCGGCCACCAACGGTAACCAATGGTACTTGAACTCAACACTAATTCAGGGTGCCACCGGTAAAACCCACCGTGTACAGGCCTCGGGAGTGTATAGTGTGGTAGCAACGTCTGGCAGTTGTTCAGCAATTTCAGCGCCTTACAATTTCGTAGCTACCCGTATTGACAATCCAGAAGTGTGGAATGGTGTTGTAACTATCTACCCCAACCCTGTGGTGAAACAACTGGTAGTGAAAAACCAGAGCAGCCACCCACTCTTTTTACAACTCTTTGACAGCTTTGGCAAACGCGTGTATAATAGCAAGTTGGTAGGTACTCAAAACACCATTGACGTGCAAGGTCTGAGTGCCGGTATATACCAGGTCAGGATCACTGATCTTACCCGAAACCAGACAATTACCCAATCTATTATTAAACTCTAA
- a CDS encoding SIMPL domain-containing protein produces MKKRGLLFSAFLFCGALAQAQDQYVEVTVKDTLMVEPKEWYYYIKVEESYEDMDVTTAIDTAAYAAPTPKNKAKPVPQPKAPPKPKVLTREEKLEQVKALALAHGGELLPYTSLMNYIAGADKYMLNNYSRYSINDDYALNLRFNSRDSLHSFLTAIGNRSDVEGGVVKISHPDIASFYEKLDVKLIDAGKQKAARLAQLAGRKLGPITQIVEASDATKNPYEELFQKLTMLLGSKSDPLKLGSEVFPSDKIKIEKTLKFRFAFQ; encoded by the coding sequence ATGAAAAAAAGAGGACTCCTGTTTAGTGCTTTTTTGTTTTGCGGCGCGCTGGCCCAAGCACAAGACCAATATGTAGAAGTAACGGTAAAAGACACGTTGATGGTTGAGCCCAAAGAATGGTACTATTACATTAAAGTAGAAGAGAGCTATGAGGATATGGATGTAACTACAGCTATTGACACGGCTGCCTATGCGGCGCCCACTCCAAAAAACAAAGCCAAACCGGTGCCGCAGCCTAAAGCCCCTCCAAAGCCCAAGGTGTTAACCCGCGAAGAGAAGCTGGAGCAAGTAAAGGCATTAGCCCTTGCTCATGGCGGCGAGCTGCTCCCTTATACTTCCTTGATGAATTATATAGCTGGTGCAGATAAATACATGCTGAATAATTATAGTCGCTATTCTATTAATGACGATTATGCCTTAAACCTTCGGTTTAACAGTCGCGATTCACTACATAGCTTCCTTACTGCCATTGGCAATCGTTCAGATGTAGAAGGTGGCGTAGTAAAAATTAGTCACCCCGACATAGCTTCTTTTTATGAAAAGCTCGATGTGAAGCTGATTGATGCAGGTAAGCAAAAGGCGGCTCGCCTGGCACAACTGGCAGGTCGAAAACTAGGGCCTATCACTCAAATTGTTGAAGCGTCCGATGCTACTAAGAATCCATATGAGGAGTTGTTTCAAAAATTGACTATGCTGTTGGGTAGCAAATCTGATCCTCTTAAGCTGGGAAGTGAAGTTTTCCCATCTGACAAGATCAAGATTGAAAAAACATTAAAGTTTCGTTTTGCCTTTCAATAA
- a CDS encoding dihydrofolate reductase family protein has product MRKVVVYIACSLDGYIAKSNDDLSFLSIVEQEGEDYGYSDFIQTVDTVVMGRKTYDWVMRQVSEFPHADKEAYIITRTPRSAVANISFYTDDVKELIRHLKHKDGKNIFIDGGAEVIHTLLQENLVDAFYISIIPILLGKGVRLFKEGFQEQMLQLISVKHFKKGLVQLYYERSFKQ; this is encoded by the coding sequence ATGAGAAAAGTTGTTGTATACATTGCCTGCAGCCTGGATGGCTACATTGCTAAGTCAAACGATGATTTGTCATTTCTATCCATAGTAGAACAAGAAGGCGAAGATTACGGCTACAGTGATTTTATACAAACTGTTGATACCGTAGTGATGGGAAGGAAAACTTATGATTGGGTGATGCGCCAGGTATCAGAATTTCCACATGCAGATAAAGAAGCCTATATCATTACCCGCACACCAAGATCTGCTGTTGCAAACATATCTTTTTATACCGACGATGTAAAAGAGCTCATACGCCACTTGAAGCATAAGGATGGAAAAAACATATTTATAGATGGAGGAGCAGAAGTAATACATACGTTGCTACAAGAAAACCTTGTCGATGCGTTTTATATATCAATTATTCCCATCTTATTGGGCAAAGGTGTACGCTTATTCAAGGAAGGTTTTCAAGAGCAAATGTTGCAATTGATTAGTGTGAAACATTTTAAGAAAGGGCTAGTACAATTGTATTACGAGCGTTCATTTAAACAATAG